A region of Campylobacter armoricus DNA encodes the following proteins:
- the rimP gene encoding ribosome maturation factor RimP, whose amino-acid sequence MNLEALCKEVRLSFYDDELVSENGRKIYRIYVQKEGGVRLDDCAKLSEILSPIFDVEPPVNGEYFLEVSSCGLERKLSKLDHFAKSINELVKITTNEKEKIEAKIIAVDDENITLENLETQEKTTINFSDIRKAKTFIQW is encoded by the coding sequence ATGAATCTTGAAGCTTTGTGTAAAGAAGTCAGACTTAGTTTTTATGATGATGAGTTAGTAAGTGAAAATGGTAGAAAGATTTATAGAATTTATGTGCAAAAAGAAGGTGGTGTAAGGCTTGATGATTGTGCTAAGTTAAGTGAAATTTTATCACCTATTTTTGATGTAGAACCGCCTGTAAATGGAGAATATTTTTTAGAAGTTTCAAGCTGTGGGCTTGAGAGAAAATTAAGCAAATTAGATCATTTTGCAAAAAGTATAAATGAACTCGTAAAAATCACTACAAATGAAAAAGAAAAAATTGAGGCAAAAATCATCGCCGTAGATGATGAAAATATCACTTTAGAAAATTTAGAAACTCAAGAAAAAACTACTATAAATTTTAGCGACATAAGAAAAGCTAAAACCTTCATACAATGGTAA
- a CDS encoding McrB family protein: MNIILDEKQKESNKFLEFQRIWTLEKVKSMSLEEYTNLKHENPNYYCYWLDVLLKEYAGFGGNDAGKFGIYRYKKPPKKDDYLYDNRYAWRKNLGNTKDEVFEKVKKEIVKVIEYSQNNNLKCIDKEILNEILPFGLKWKIAFHYQNPNDIKIVNIFKKDILEAICKNEFKSNLEIYELHKKLLKDKIYTLDSMRNEVSVPLWGHYSNLNTKTTEQNKINFSIYLNKVTKKDGSKLSEGTKENYIEDISRISTKYLNVNLYKCDIEQFDLKCKELENNKKYLDQNSTNKNRYSSAIKYYRDFLINSSDKEFYNNKETNKGLNVENPPLNQILYGPPGTGKTYQTIDKALEIISKEEKIQIPSKDDRKNRKELFDKYVKNGQIVFTTFHQSYGYEEFVEGIKPIINNDENSQEVNYKIENGIFKELCEKALENRDSIKSFNFYINDLKEKAKEDGNNPEKYFKLPNTKYSIQYRGGKTFRIKFDDMSKNHKDYPVNIDNIEKLYKTSSVDEIYNLAYVRAILNYLKSQGLRDYEEKDEKTNLPYIIIIDEINRGNVSKIFGELITLIEPSKRMGEPEGLKVRLPYSGEEFGVSKNVYIIGTMNTADRSITSLDTALRRRFEFVEMMPDVSKLSTNCEGVNLQELLKAINTRIEYLLDREKTIGHAFFIGVENLNDLKNVFQNKIIPLLQEYFYNDYALIDAVLNENGMLEKQDTNNDYLKNITNFIERDNGIYKFSDSQKWDETTFKKIYMNNENK; encoded by the coding sequence ATGAATATTATTTTAGATGAGAAACAAAAAGAAAGTAATAAATTTTTAGAATTTCAAAGAATTTGGACTTTAGAAAAAGTTAAAAGTATGAGTCTTGAAGAATATACAAATCTTAAACATGAAAACCCAAATTATTATTGTTATTGGTTAGATGTTTTATTAAAAGAATATGCAGGATTTGGAGGAAATGATGCTGGAAAATTTGGAATTTATCGTTATAAAAAACCACCTAAAAAAGATGATTATTTGTATGATAATAGATATGCTTGGAGAAAAAATCTTGGAAATACTAAAGATGAAGTTTTTGAAAAAGTAAAAAAAGAAATAGTTAAAGTTATAGAATATTCGCAAAATAATAATTTAAAATGCATTGATAAAGAAATTTTAAATGAAATTTTACCTTTTGGTTTAAAATGGAAGATAGCGTTTCATTATCAAAATCCAAATGATATTAAGATTGTTAATATATTTAAAAAAGATATATTAGAAGCAATATGCAAAAATGAATTTAAAAGCAATTTAGAAATTTATGAATTACATAAAAAGTTGTTAAAAGATAAAATTTATACACTCGATAGTATGAGAAATGAAGTTTCGGTTCCATTATGGGGGCATTATTCAAATTTGAATACTAAAACAACCGAGCAAAATAAAATTAATTTTTCTATATACTTAAATAAAGTTACTAAAAAAGATGGTAGCAAACTAAGTGAAGGAACTAAAGAAAATTATATAGAAGATATTTCTCGAATTTCTACCAAATATTTGAATGTAAATCTATATAAATGTGATATAGAACAATTTGATCTTAAATGTAAAGAATTAGAAAATAATAAAAAATATTTAGATCAGAATTCTACAAATAAAAATAGATATTCAAGTGCTATAAAATATTATAGAGATTTTCTGATTAATTCTTCCGATAAAGAGTTTTATAATAACAAAGAAACAAATAAAGGATTGAATGTAGAAAATCCACCTTTAAATCAAATTCTTTATGGACCTCCAGGGACAGGAAAAACTTATCAAACGATAGATAAGGCTTTAGAGATTATATCAAAAGAAGAAAAAATACAAATTCCAAGCAAAGATGATAGAAAAAATAGAAAAGAATTGTTTGATAAGTATGTAAAAAACGGGCAAATAGTTTTTACTACTTTTCATCAAAGTTATGGATATGAAGAATTTGTAGAAGGCATAAAACCTATAATAAACAATGATGAAAATTCTCAAGAAGTAAATTATAAAATAGAAAATGGAATTTTTAAAGAGCTTTGCGAAAAAGCTTTGGAAAATAGAGATAGTATAAAAAGTTTTAATTTTTATATAAATGATTTGAAAGAAAAAGCGAAAGAAGATGGTAATAATCCAGAAAAATATTTCAAACTACCAAATACAAAATATTCTATTCAATATAGGGGTGGAAAAACATTTAGAATTAAATTTGATGATATGAGTAAAAATCATAAAGATTATCCGGTAAATATAGATAATATAGAAAAATTATATAAAACCTCTAGTGTAGATGAAATATATAATTTAGCGTATGTTAGAGCTATATTAAATTATTTAAAATCGCAAGGTTTAAGAGATTATGAAGAGAAAGATGAAAAAACAAATTTACCTTACATAATCATCATAGATGAGATCAATCGTGGTAATGTAAGTAAGATTTTTGGTGAGCTTATAACCTTGATAGAGCCTAGTAAAAGGATGGGTGAGCCAGAAGGGCTAAAAGTAAGATTGCCTTATAGTGGTGAAGAATTTGGGGTGTCTAAAAATGTTTATATCATAGGGACTATGAATACAGCCGATAGAAGCATTACTTCACTTGATACAGCCTTAAGAAGACGCTTCGAATTTGTAGAGATGATGCCTGATGTAAGCAAATTATCTACAAATTGTGAAGGTGTTAATTTGCAAGAATTATTAAAAGCTATAAATACTCGCATAGAATACTTGCTAGATAGAGAAAAAACTATAGGACATGCATTTTTTATAGGTGTTGAAAATTTAAATGATTTAAAAAATGTTTTTCAAAATAAAATTATCCCACTTTTGCAAGAGTATTTTTATAATGATTATGCATTGATTGACGCGGTTTTAAATGAAAATGGTATGCTAGAAAAACAAGATACAAATAATGATTATTTGAAAAATATTACAAATTTTATAGAAAGAGATAATGGTATTTATAAATTTAGTGATAGTCAAAAATGGGATGAAACTACTTTTAAAAAAATATATATGAATAATGAAAACAAGTAG
- a CDS encoding McrC family protein, protein MKTSSTFSIIEHQDFSKKDLKEIFKEKAEIFYEELENFVKDNENFLGFKNKNTLKAKNYVGIIQTKSGVLEILPKCTDSDSYKEKKDKSLSVSKSKLKYAYTISNDNKLYTNFSYFQEYKILKNIKIKKWYSLKEVNFDPKILLINMLKTLKNSPFKKSQISSLQISKMPLFEIFIKMFLDEFDSVITKGLKRDYVSVEENRAFLKGKLLFNENIKQNLVHKERFFTQSDEFILDIAPNRLIKSTLNFLKSKTTMYKFKITKALQMLDEVEFSTNYAKDFDYKISRHFDYYENILSWCKIFLQNQSFAPYKGQKEAFALLFPMEKIFEDYVAYMFKFANPNKNIKTQSSGKYLANKNGEKCFMLKPDLYIENKMILDTKWKIPDQNSEDKKHGIAQSDLYQMFAYACKFKINDIKLVYPLCERTFELRKNTKENFIFNASKHLWFENEKYYSKDDIKVQIFFAPLPF, encoded by the coding sequence ATGAAAACAAGTAGTACTTTTTCTATCATCGAGCACCAAGATTTTTCTAAAAAAGATTTAAAAGAAATTTTCAAAGAAAAGGCTGAAATTTTCTATGAAGAATTGGAAAATTTTGTCAAAGATAATGAAAATTTTTTAGGATTTAAAAATAAAAATACTTTAAAAGCTAAAAATTATGTGGGTATTATACAAACAAAAAGCGGTGTTTTGGAAATTTTACCAAAATGCACGGATTCGGATAGTTATAAAGAAAAAAAAGATAAATCTTTGAGTGTTTCAAAGAGTAAATTAAAATATGCTTATACAATAAGCAACGATAATAAACTATATACTAATTTTAGCTATTTCCAAGAATATAAAATTTTGAAAAATATCAAAATAAAAAAATGGTATAGTTTAAAAGAAGTAAATTTTGACCCTAAAATTCTTTTGATTAATATGCTAAAAACTTTAAAAAATTCTCCATTTAAAAAATCTCAAATTTCATCTTTGCAAATTTCTAAAATGCCTTTGTTTGAGATTTTCATTAAGATGTTTTTAGATGAATTTGATAGTGTTATTACAAAAGGTTTAAAAAGAGATTATGTAAGTGTTGAAGAAAATAGAGCTTTTTTGAAAGGAAAGCTGCTTTTTAATGAAAATATTAAACAAAATTTAGTCCATAAAGAAAGATTTTTTACCCAAAGTGATGAATTTATTTTAGATATAGCTCCAAATCGCTTGATAAAATCAACACTAAATTTTTTGAAATCAAAAACAACTATGTATAAATTCAAAATCACAAAAGCTTTGCAAATGCTAGATGAGGTGGAATTTTCTACAAATTATGCAAAAGATTTTGATTATAAAATTTCAAGACATTTTGATTATTATGAAAATATACTTTCTTGGTGCAAGATTTTTTTACAAAATCAAAGCTTTGCGCCTTATAAAGGTCAAAAAGAAGCTTTTGCCTTGCTTTTTCCTATGGAGAAAATTTTTGAAGATTATGTAGCTTATATGTTTAAATTTGCAAATCCAAATAAAAATATCAAAACTCAAAGTAGCGGAAAATATCTAGCAAATAAAAATGGTGAAAAATGTTTTATGTTAAAGCCTGATTTGTATATAGAAAATAAAATGATTTTAGATACTAAATGGAAAATTCCCGATCAAAATAGTGAAGATAAAAAGCATGGTATAGCACAGAGTGATTTGTATCAAATGTTTGCTTATGCTTGTAAATTTAAGATAAATGATATAAAGCTTGTTTATCCACTTTGTGAAAGAACTTTTGAATTAAGAAAAAATACCAAAGAAAATTTTATATTTAATGCAAGTAAGCATTTATGGTTTGAAAATGAAAAATATTATTCTAAAGATGATATAAAGGTGCAAATATTTTTCGCACCTTTGCCTTT